From Pseudomonas hefeiensis, one genomic window encodes:
- the nuoL gene encoding NADH-quinone oxidoreductase subunit L yields MNLLFLTFVFPLIGFLLLSFSRGRWSENLSALVGVGSIGLSAIVTAYVIWQFNVAPPEGGAYVQVLWQWMAVEGFTPNFALYLDGLSVTMLGVVVGVGFLIHLFASWYMRGEAGYSRFFAYTNLFIASMLFLVLGDNLLFLYFGWEGVGLCSYLLIGFYYSNRNNGNAALKAFIVTRIGDVFMAIGLFILFQQLGTLNIQELLVRAPEHFQAGDFWIVLATLMLLGGAVGKSAQLPLQTWLADAMAGPTPVSALIHAATMVTAGVYLIARTHGLFALAPDILHLVGIVGGVTLVLAGFAALVQTDIKRILAYSTMSQIGYMFLALGVGAWEGAIFHLMTHAFFKALLFLASGAVIVACHHEQNIFKMGGLWKKLPLAYASFIVGGAALAALPLVTAGFYSKDEILWEAFASGNQGLLYAGLVGAFMTSLYTFRLIFIAFHGEAKTEAHAGHGIAHWLPLSVLIVLSTFIGALITPPLADVLPQSVGHAGGEAKHSLEIASGAIALAGILLAALLFLGKRRFATAVANSGIGRFLSAWWFAAWGFDWIYDKLFVKPYLAISHILRKDPLDQTIGLIPRMAKGGHTALSRTETGQLRWYAASMAAGAVLVIGAIVLVAV; encoded by the coding sequence ATGAACCTACTCTTTCTGACTTTCGTATTTCCCCTCATCGGTTTCCTGCTGCTGTCGTTCTCTCGTGGACGCTGGTCGGAAAACCTTTCGGCGCTGGTTGGCGTAGGGTCCATCGGCCTGTCTGCCATCGTCACCGCCTACGTGATCTGGCAGTTCAACGTCGCCCCGCCGGAAGGTGGCGCGTACGTGCAGGTGCTGTGGCAGTGGATGGCGGTGGAAGGCTTCACGCCGAACTTCGCCCTGTACCTGGATGGCCTGTCGGTGACCATGCTGGGCGTGGTGGTCGGTGTGGGTTTCCTGATCCACCTGTTCGCCTCCTGGTACATGCGTGGTGAAGCCGGTTACTCGCGCTTCTTTGCCTACACCAACCTGTTCATCGCCAGCATGCTGTTCCTTGTGCTCGGCGATAACCTGCTGTTCCTGTACTTCGGCTGGGAAGGCGTGGGCCTGTGCTCGTACCTGTTGATCGGTTTCTACTACAGCAACCGCAACAACGGGAATGCCGCACTCAAGGCGTTCATCGTGACCCGGATCGGCGACGTGTTCATGGCCATCGGCCTGTTCATCCTGTTCCAGCAACTGGGCACGCTGAACATCCAGGAACTGCTGGTACGTGCGCCCGAGCACTTCCAGGCTGGCGACTTCTGGATCGTCCTGGCGACCCTGATGCTGTTGGGCGGCGCTGTCGGTAAATCCGCGCAACTGCCGCTGCAGACCTGGCTGGCGGATGCGATGGCAGGTCCCACCCCGGTTTCGGCACTGATTCACGCCGCGACCATGGTGACTGCGGGTGTCTACCTGATCGCCCGTACCCACGGCCTGTTCGCCCTGGCGCCGGACATCCTGCACCTGGTCGGCATTGTCGGCGGTGTGACCCTGGTGCTGGCCGGTTTCGCAGCCCTGGTCCAGACCGACATCAAGCGTATCCTCGCCTACTCCACCATGAGCCAGATCGGCTACATGTTCCTGGCCCTGGGCGTCGGCGCCTGGGAAGGCGCGATCTTCCACCTGATGACCCACGCCTTCTTCAAGGCGCTGCTGTTCCTTGCTTCCGGTGCGGTGATCGTTGCCTGCCACCACGAGCAGAACATCTTCAAGATGGGCGGCCTGTGGAAGAAACTGCCGCTGGCCTACGCCAGTTTCATCGTCGGCGGCGCGGCCCTGGCGGCCCTGCCACTGGTCACCGCCGGTTTCTACTCCAAGGACGAGATCCTCTGGGAAGCGTTCGCCAGCGGTAACCAGGGTCTGCTCTATGCCGGCCTGGTGGGTGCGTTCATGACCTCGCTGTACACCTTCCGCCTGATCTTCATCGCGTTCCACGGTGAAGCCAAGACCGAAGCCCATGCCGGCCATGGTATTGCTCACTGGCTGCCACTGTCGGTGCTGATCGTGCTGTCGACCTTCATCGGCGCCCTGATCACGCCACCGCTGGCCGATGTGCTGCCGCAGAGCGTCGGCCATGCCGGCGGCGAAGCCAAGCACAGCCTGGAAATCGCCTCGGGCGCTATCGCCCTGGCAGGTATCCTGCTGGCCGCCCTGCTGTTCCTGGGCAAGCGTCGTTTCGCCACGGCGGTCGCCAACAGCGGCATCGGGCGCTTCCTTTCGGCCTGGTGGTTCGCTGCCTGGGGCTTCGACTGGATCTACGACAAACTGTTCGTCAAGCCATACCTTGCGATCAGCCACATTCTGCGCAAAGACCCGCTCGACCAGACCATTGGCCTGATCCCGCGCATGGCCAAGGGCGGCCACACTGCCCTGAGCCGTACCGAGACCGGTCAACTGCGTTGGTATGCGGCTTCCATGGCGGCTGGCGCCGTGCTGGTTATCGGCGCCATCGTGCTGGTAGCGGTCTGA
- the nuoN gene encoding NADH-quinone oxidoreductase subunit NuoN yields MEFTIQHFIALAPLLITSATIIVVMLAIAWRRNHSQTFLLSVAGLNLALLSILPALKVAPLAVTPLIQIDSFACLYMALILVATLACVTLAHAYLGDGGSGYPGNREELYLLILMAAAGGLVLVSAQHLASLFIGLELLSVPVYGLVAYAFFNKRSLEAGIKYMVLSAAGSAFLLFGMALLYAEAGTLSFVGIGQALAATGLPSPIAQLGLGMMLIGLAFKLSLVPFHLWTPDVYEGAPAPVAAFLATASKVAVFAVMVRLFQISPVASSGVLSNVLTIIAIASILFGNLLALTQSNLKRLLGYSSIAHFGYLLIALIASKGLAVEAIGVYLVTYVITSLGAFGVITLMSSPYNGRDADALYEYRGLFWRRPYLTAVLTVMMLSLAGIPLTAGFIGKFYIIATGVEAHQWWLVGSLVLGSAIGVFYYLRVMVTLYLMEPNLRRHDAELHWEQKAGGVMLLAIAVLAFFLGVYPQPLLTLVQQAGLTG; encoded by the coding sequence ATGGAATTCACGATTCAACACTTTATCGCGCTTGCGCCGCTGTTGATCACCAGCGCCACGATCATCGTGGTCATGCTGGCGATCGCCTGGCGGCGCAATCACTCACAGACCTTCCTGCTGTCGGTGGCGGGGCTGAACCTGGCCCTGCTGTCGATTTTGCCGGCCCTGAAAGTCGCGCCCCTGGCGGTCACCCCGCTGATACAGATCGACAGTTTCGCGTGCCTGTACATGGCGCTGATCCTGGTCGCCACCCTCGCCTGCGTCACCCTCGCCCACGCCTACCTCGGCGATGGCGGTTCGGGTTACCCGGGTAACCGCGAAGAACTGTACCTGCTGATCCTGATGGCCGCCGCCGGTGGCCTGGTCCTGGTCAGCGCGCAGCACCTGGCCAGCCTGTTCATCGGTCTGGAGCTGCTGTCGGTGCCGGTCTACGGGCTGGTGGCCTACGCCTTCTTCAACAAACGCTCCCTGGAAGCCGGCATCAAGTACATGGTGCTGTCGGCCGCCGGTTCCGCTTTCCTGTTGTTCGGCATGGCCCTGCTCTATGCCGAAGCCGGCACCCTGAGCTTCGTCGGCATCGGCCAGGCCCTCGCGGCCACCGGCCTGCCTAGCCCGATCGCACAACTGGGCCTGGGCATGATGCTGATCGGCCTGGCGTTCAAGCTGTCGCTGGTGCCTTTCCACCTCTGGACCCCGGACGTCTACGAAGGCGCCCCGGCACCCGTGGCGGCGTTCCTGGCCACCGCGTCGAAAGTCGCAGTGTTCGCGGTCATGGTGCGGTTGTTCCAGATCTCGCCAGTGGCCAGCAGCGGTGTGCTGAGTAACGTGCTGACCATCATCGCCATCGCGTCGATCCTGTTCGGTAACCTGCTGGCGCTGACCCAGAGCAACCTCAAGCGTCTGCTGGGTTACTCGTCCATCGCCCACTTCGGTTACCTGCTGATCGCCCTGATCGCCAGCAAGGGCCTGGCGGTGGAAGCCATCGGCGTGTACCTGGTCACCTATGTGATCACCAGCCTCGGCGCGTTCGGCGTGATCACCCTGATGTCCTCGCCGTACAACGGCCGCGACGCCGACGCCCTGTACGAATACCGCGGCCTGTTCTGGCGCCGTCCGTACCTGACCGCCGTGCTGACCGTGATGATGCTGTCCCTGGCCGGCATCCCGCTGACCGCCGGCTTCATCGGCAAGTTCTACATAATTGCCACCGGCGTCGAGGCTCACCAATGGTGGCTGGTCGGCTCCCTGGTGCTGGGCAGTGCCATCGGTGTGTTCTACTACCTGCGCGTCATGGTCACCCTGTACCTGATGGAACCGAACCTGCGTCGCCATGACGCCGAGCTGCACTGGGAACAGAAGGCAGGCGGCGTGATGCTGCTGGCCATCGCCGTACTGGCGTTCTTCCTCGGTGTATACCCGCAGCCGTTGCTGACCCTGGTTCAGCAGGCCGGCCTGACGGGTTGA
- a CDS encoding hemerythrin domain-containing protein: MNAIDLLKADHERVKAILAQLSESTSRGIKKRTDLLAKLEMEISIHTRLEEEILYPAYKQAGGKEQAEMYYEAKEEHRTVDSLVLPDLKNTDPSTPEFAGRVKVVKELLEHHIEEEETEMFPQAKKLLGKATLESLGEQMEAMKAQYKKEMSSSSLAA, encoded by the coding sequence ATGAACGCCATCGACCTGTTGAAAGCCGACCATGAACGCGTCAAGGCCATCCTTGCCCAGCTGAGCGAATCAACCAGCCGGGGCATCAAGAAACGCACCGACCTGTTGGCGAAACTGGAAATGGAAATTTCCATTCATACCCGACTCGAAGAAGAAATTCTCTATCCGGCCTACAAGCAGGCCGGCGGCAAGGAGCAGGCCGAGATGTACTACGAGGCCAAGGAAGAACACCGCACCGTCGACTCGCTGGTGCTGCCCGACCTGAAGAACACCGACCCGTCCACGCCGGAGTTCGCCGGCCGGGTGAAAGTGGTCAAAGAGTTGCTTGAGCACCATATCGAAGAGGAAGAAACCGAGATGTTTCCTCAAGCCAAAAAGCTGCTGGGCAAAGCGACGCTGGAGTCGTTGGGCGAGCAGATGGAAGCCATGAAGGCGCAGTACAAAAAAGAAATGAGCAGCTCCAGCCTGGCCGCCTGA
- a CDS encoding NAD(P)/FAD-dependent oxidoreductase, producing MGMDIDCVVVGAGVVGLAVAREMAQAGHEVLLIEAGEAIGMGTSSRNSEVIHAGIYYPPGSLKAQLCVEGRQRLYAYCESHGVATHRLGKLIVAKDQLQVEGLKALLERGLKNGVDDLRLLNQKQALELEPALACVAALYSPSTGIVDAHALMLALQGDAEAAGADIVFHTPMLRARIIAGGFLLELGGTAQMSVSCRQLINAAGLQAPALARRIEGLAPHSVPRDYLCKGNYFSLTGRAPFRHLIYPAPEAAGLGIHMTLDLAGQARFGPDTEWIEREDYRVDAARAEAFYPAIRNYWPGLPDHSLQPGYSGIRPKISGPDEPARDFLISSPAEHQVPGLINLFGIESPGLTSCLALAGRVRQLIG from the coding sequence TTGGGCATGGACATCGATTGCGTGGTGGTGGGCGCTGGCGTGGTCGGGCTCGCCGTGGCCCGGGAAATGGCCCAGGCCGGCCACGAAGTGCTGTTGATCGAAGCCGGCGAAGCCATCGGCATGGGCACCAGCTCGCGCAATTCCGAAGTCATCCATGCCGGCATCTATTACCCTCCGGGGAGCCTCAAGGCGCAGCTGTGTGTCGAGGGTCGCCAGCGGTTGTACGCGTATTGCGAGAGTCACGGGGTCGCGACCCACAGGCTTGGCAAATTGATCGTTGCCAAGGATCAGCTTCAGGTGGAAGGGCTCAAGGCCTTGCTTGAGCGAGGCTTGAAAAACGGTGTGGACGACCTGCGCTTGCTCAATCAGAAACAGGCGCTGGAGCTGGAACCGGCCCTGGCGTGCGTGGCCGCGCTGTATTCGCCTTCCACCGGTATCGTCGACGCGCATGCGCTGATGCTGGCCTTGCAGGGGGATGCCGAAGCGGCCGGTGCCGACATCGTATTCCACACGCCCATGCTGAGGGCACGGATCATCGCCGGTGGTTTCCTGCTGGAATTGGGTGGCACGGCGCAGATGAGTGTGTCCTGCCGCCAACTGATCAACGCCGCCGGTCTCCAGGCGCCCGCCCTCGCCCGTCGTATCGAAGGCCTGGCGCCGCACTCAGTGCCCCGCGATTATTTGTGCAAAGGCAACTACTTCAGCCTGACTGGACGCGCGCCTTTCCGGCATCTGATCTACCCTGCTCCGGAAGCTGCCGGCCTGGGCATCCACATGACCCTGGACTTGGCGGGCCAGGCCCGTTTTGGTCCGGACACCGAATGGATCGAGCGCGAGGACTACCGCGTGGACGCGGCCCGGGCCGAGGCCTTTTACCCGGCGATTCGCAATTATTGGCCTGGCTTGCCGGACCATAGCCTGCAACCGGGCTATAGCGGTATCCGTCCGAAAATTTCCGGCCCCGACGAGCCCGCTCGGGACTTCCTCATCAGCAGCCCCGCCGAGCATCAGGTCCCCGGGCTGATCAATCTGTTCGGGATCGAATCGCCAGGGCTGACCTCCTGCCTGGCGCTTGCCGGGCGGGTTCGGCAACTGATCGGCTAG
- the nuoM gene encoding NADH-quinone oxidoreductase subunit M yields MILPWLILIPFIGGLLCWMAERSSSTLPRWIALLTMSLELALGLWLWATGDYSFAPAPGADPTWALEFKHIWIERFGISVHLALDGLSLLMILLTGLLGILSVLCSWKEIQRHVGFFHLNLMWILGGVIGVFLALDLFMFFFFWEMMLVPMYFLIALWGHSSSDGKKTRIYAATKFFIFTQASGLIMLVAILGLVLVNFNNTGVITFNYADLLKVEMSRTTEYVLMLGFFIAFAVKLPVVPFHSWLPDAHAQAPTAGSVDLAGILLKTAAYGLLRFALPLFPNASAEFAPIAMTLGLIGIFYGAFLAFAQTDIKRLIAFSSVSHMGFVLIGIYSGSQLALQGAVIQMLAHGLSAAALFILSGQLYERLHTRDMREMGGIWSRIAYLPAISLFFAAASLGLPGTGNFVGEFLILIGTFASAPWITAIATSGLVFGSVYSLIMIHRAYFGPTKSDEVLRGMDGRELIMVLGLAVLLVYLGVFPQPFLDTSAATMHGVQQWLGTAFSQLASAR; encoded by the coding sequence ATGATTCTGCCCTGGCTAATCCTGATCCCCTTCATCGGCGGCCTGCTGTGCTGGATGGCGGAGCGTTCAAGCTCCACCCTCCCGCGCTGGATTGCGCTGCTGACCATGTCCCTGGAACTCGCGCTCGGCCTCTGGCTCTGGGCGACCGGCGACTATTCATTTGCTCCGGCCCCTGGCGCCGATCCGACCTGGGCGCTTGAGTTCAAGCACATCTGGATCGAACGCTTCGGCATCAGCGTGCACCTGGCCCTCGACGGCCTGTCGCTGCTGATGATCCTGCTGACCGGCCTGCTGGGTATCCTCTCGGTCCTGTGTTCCTGGAAAGAGATCCAGCGTCACGTCGGTTTCTTCCACCTGAACCTGATGTGGATCCTGGGCGGCGTGATCGGCGTGTTCCTGGCGCTGGACCTGTTCATGTTCTTCTTCTTCTGGGAAATGATGCTGGTGCCGATGTACTTCCTCATCGCGCTCTGGGGTCACAGTTCTTCGGACGGCAAGAAAACCCGAATCTACGCGGCGACCAAGTTCTTCATCTTCACCCAGGCTTCCGGCCTGATCATGCTGGTGGCGATCCTTGGTCTGGTGCTGGTCAACTTCAACAACACCGGCGTGATTACCTTCAACTACGCCGACCTGTTGAAAGTAGAGATGTCGCGCACCACCGAGTACGTGCTGATGCTGGGTTTCTTCATCGCCTTCGCGGTGAAGCTGCCGGTGGTGCCGTTCCACTCCTGGCTGCCGGACGCCCACGCCCAGGCACCGACCGCAGGTTCCGTGGACCTGGCGGGTATCTTGCTCAAGACCGCCGCCTACGGCCTGCTGCGCTTCGCCCTGCCGCTGTTCCCTAATGCCTCGGCCGAGTTCGCGCCGATTGCCATGACCCTGGGTCTGATCGGGATTTTCTACGGTGCGTTCCTGGCGTTCGCCCAGACCGACATCAAGCGCCTGATCGCGTTCTCCAGCGTTTCGCACATGGGCTTCGTGCTGATCGGGATCTACTCCGGCAGCCAGTTGGCCCTGCAAGGCGCAGTGATCCAGATGTTGGCTCACGGCCTGTCGGCTGCGGCACTGTTTATCCTCAGCGGCCAGTTGTACGAGCGTCTGCACACCCGGGACATGCGTGAAATGGGCGGCATCTGGTCGCGCATCGCCTACCTGCCGGCCATCAGTCTGTTCTTCGCGGCGGCGTCCCTTGGCCTGCCGGGCACCGGCAACTTCGTCGGCGAGTTCCTGATCCTGATCGGCACGTTCGCCAGCGCTCCATGGATCACTGCCATCGCTACCTCCGGCCTGGTGTTCGGTTCGGTCTACTCGCTGATCATGATCCACCGTGCCTACTTCGGCCCGACCAAGTCGGACGAAGTGCTGCGTGGCATGGACGGTCGCGAACTGATCATGGTGCTCGGCCTTGCGGTGCTGCTGGTTTACCTCGGCGTTTTCCCGCAACCGTTCCTCGACACCTCTGCCGCCACGATGCATGGCGTGCAGCAGTGGCTCGGCACCGCCTTCTCTCAACTCGCTTCGGCCCGGTAA
- a CDS encoding LysR family transcriptional regulator: MNPFEEMRIFAQVMESGSFTAAADKLGLSKQFVSRKLMELEQRLGVRLLNRSTRRLDVTPLGQRYYEAALRLLSEVEQVEQGISGQTSEPRGTIRLSAPLSFAVAHLGSLLPLFLQRYQEVSVEVDLSDRSVDLLGEGYDIALRIGVLEDSTLIARRIATIERVYCASPAYLAQRGTPERPEDLRNHDCLPYGHSRQVQWRFGGGSKSLTLEVAGRMRANNGDLLRDAAVAGMGITYLPTFIVGDALNDGRLIKVLEGFETEALALSAVYPQHRQSSRPVQALVEFLREQMQ; this comes from the coding sequence ATGAACCCCTTCGAAGAAATGCGCATTTTTGCCCAGGTCATGGAGTCGGGCAGTTTCACCGCGGCGGCGGACAAGCTCGGGCTGTCCAAGCAGTTCGTCAGCCGCAAGCTCATGGAACTGGAGCAGCGACTGGGTGTGCGTTTGCTCAATCGCTCGACACGCCGGCTGGATGTGACACCGCTGGGCCAGCGCTATTATGAAGCAGCGCTGCGCCTGCTCAGTGAAGTCGAACAGGTGGAGCAGGGCATCAGCGGCCAGACCAGCGAGCCTCGTGGCACCATTCGTCTCAGCGCACCGCTGTCGTTCGCGGTTGCGCACTTGGGCAGCCTGTTACCGTTGTTCTTACAGCGCTACCAGGAGGTGAGTGTCGAGGTGGATTTGAGTGACCGCTCGGTTGACCTGCTGGGGGAAGGCTACGACATCGCGCTGCGCATTGGTGTGCTGGAGGATTCGACGTTGATCGCCCGGCGCATCGCGACCATCGAGCGGGTGTACTGCGCCAGTCCCGCTTACCTGGCGCAACGCGGCACCCCCGAACGGCCCGAAGACCTGCGCAATCACGATTGCCTGCCCTATGGGCATAGCCGTCAGGTGCAATGGCGGTTCGGTGGAGGCAGCAAATCGCTGACCCTGGAGGTTGCAGGACGCATGCGTGCCAATAACGGCGATTTGCTCAGGGATGCGGCTGTCGCCGGCATGGGCATCACGTATCTGCCGACGTTCATTGTCGGTGATGCATTGAACGACGGTCGATTGATCAAGGTGCTCGAAGGCTTCGAGACAGAGGCGTTGGCGCTGTCGGCGGTGTACCCGCAACATCGGCAAAGTTCACGCCCGGTGCAGGCGCTGGTGGAGTTCCTGCGCGAACAGATGCAGTGA
- the nuoK gene encoding NADH-quinone oxidoreductase subunit NuoK, whose product MPAIPLEHGLAVAGILFCLGLVGLMVRRNILFVLMSLEVMMNASALAFIVAGARWAQPDGQVMFILVISLAAAEASIGLAILLQLYRRFHTLDIDAASEMRG is encoded by the coding sequence ATGCCTGCTATCCCTCTCGAGCATGGTCTGGCGGTTGCCGGCATCCTGTTCTGCCTCGGTCTGGTCGGCCTGATGGTCCGCCGCAACATTCTGTTCGTGCTGATGAGCCTGGAGGTCATGATGAATGCCTCCGCCCTGGCCTTCATCGTCGCGGGCGCTCGCTGGGCGCAGCCGGATGGACAAGTCATGTTCATCCTGGTGATCAGCCTGGCAGCCGCTGAGGCCAGTATCGGCCTGGCGATTCTGTTGCAGCTGTATCGCCGCTTCCACACTCTCGATATCGACGCTGCCAGCGAGATGCGCGGATGA
- the nuoI gene encoding NADH-quinone oxidoreductase subunit NuoI, with amino-acid sequence MFKYIGDIVKGTGTQLRSLVMIFGHGFRKRDTLQYPEEAVYLPPRYRGRIVLTRDPDGEERCVACNLCAVACPVGCISLQKAETEDGRWYPDFFRINFSRCIFCGLCEEACPTTAIQLTPDFEMAEFKRQDLVYEKEDLLISGPGKNPDYNFYRVAGMAIAGKPKGAAQNEAEPINVKSLLP; translated from the coding sequence ATGTTCAAATATATTGGCGACATCGTTAAGGGTACCGGTACCCAACTGCGAAGCCTGGTCATGATCTTCGGCCATGGCTTTCGCAAGCGCGACACCCTGCAATACCCTGAAGAAGCGGTCTACCTGCCGCCGCGTTATCGCGGCCGCATCGTCCTGACCCGCGACCCCGACGGCGAAGAGCGCTGCGTGGCCTGCAACCTGTGCGCGGTAGCGTGCCCGGTGGGCTGCATCTCGCTGCAGAAAGCCGAAACCGAAGACGGTCGCTGGTACCCGGACTTCTTCCGTATCAACTTCTCGCGCTGCATTTTCTGCGGCCTCTGCGAGGAAGCGTGCCCGACCACCGCGATCCAGCTCACGCCGGATTTCGAAATGGCCGAGTTCAAACGTCAGGACCTGGTGTACGAGAAAGAAGATCTGCTGATTTCCGGTCCCGGTAAGAACCCTGATTACAACTTCTATCGTGTTGCAGGTATGGCCATTGCCGGTAAGCCAAAAGGCGCCGCGCAAAATGAAGCCGAACCGATCAACGTGAAGAGCTTGCTGCCTTAA
- the ycaC gene encoding isochorismate family cysteine hydrolase YcaC, with the protein MSNVPAYNRLNKDDAVVLLVDHQTGLISLVQDFSPNEFKNNVLALADLAKFFELPTILTTSFENGPNGPLVPELKEMFPDAPYIPRPGQINAWDNEDFVKAIKATGRKQLIIAGVVTDVCVAFPTLSALAEGFDVFVVTDASGTFNETVQQAAWVRMTAAGAQMMNWFSVACELHRDWRNDIEGLGNLLSQRIPNYRNLMNSYSALTAK; encoded by the coding sequence ATGAGCAATGTTCCCGCCTACAACCGCCTGAACAAGGACGACGCGGTCGTTCTGCTGGTCGATCACCAGACTGGCCTGATTTCCCTGGTCCAGGACTTCTCGCCCAACGAGTTCAAGAACAATGTACTGGCCCTGGCTGACCTGGCGAAGTTCTTCGAGCTGCCCACCATCCTGACCACCAGTTTCGAAAACGGCCCTAACGGGCCGCTTGTGCCGGAGCTCAAGGAGATGTTCCCGGACGCGCCGTACATCCCGCGCCCAGGTCAGATCAATGCCTGGGACAATGAAGACTTCGTCAAGGCGATCAAGGCCACCGGCCGCAAGCAACTGATCATCGCTGGCGTGGTCACCGACGTCTGTGTGGCATTCCCGACGCTGTCGGCATTGGCCGAAGGTTTCGACGTGTTTGTTGTCACCGACGCTTCGGGTACGTTCAACGAAACCGTGCAACAAGCGGCCTGGGTGCGCATGACCGCTGCCGGCGCACAGATGATGAACTGGTTCTCGGTGGCCTGTGAACTGCACCGCGACTGGCGCAACGACATCGAAGGCCTGGGCAATCTGCTGTCCCAGCGTATTCCGAACTACCGCAACCTGATGAACAGCTATTCGGCGCTGACCGCCAAGTAA
- the nuoJ gene encoding NADH-quinone oxidoreductase subunit J, which yields MEFAFYFASGIAVVSTLRVVTNTNPVHALLYLIISLIAVAMTFFSLGAPFAGALEVIAYAGAIMVLFVFVVMMLNLGPASVQQERSWLKPGIWAGPVILAALLLGELLYVLFAHQSGQAIGHTTVDAKAVGISLFGPYLLVVELASMLLLAAAVTAFHLGRNEAKE from the coding sequence ATGGAATTCGCTTTCTATTTCGCATCGGGTATCGCGGTGGTCTCCACGCTTCGAGTGGTCACTAACACCAACCCCGTGCACGCCCTGCTCTACCTGATCATCTCGCTGATCGCCGTGGCCATGACCTTCTTCAGCCTTGGCGCGCCGTTTGCCGGCGCGCTGGAAGTGATCGCCTACGCCGGCGCCATCATGGTGCTGTTCGTGTTCGTGGTGATGATGCTGAACCTGGGCCCGGCCTCGGTGCAGCAAGAACGCTCCTGGCTCAAGCCGGGCATCTGGGCGGGGCCGGTGATTCTCGCCGCGCTGCTGCTGGGTGAACTGCTGTATGTACTGTTCGCTCACCAGAGCGGCCAGGCCATCGGCCACACCACCGTAGACGCCAAGGCCGTGGGCATCAGCCTGTTCGGCCCGTACCTGCTGGTGGTCGAACTCGCCTCGATGCTGCTGCTTGCCGCAGCCGTCACGGCGTTCCATTTGGGCCGTAACGAGGCGAAGGAGTAA